The following proteins come from a genomic window of Sardina pilchardus chromosome 13, fSarPil1.1, whole genome shotgun sequence:
- the sst1.1 gene encoding somatostatin 1, tandem duplicate 1 — MLSSRLQCAFALLSLALAISCISAAPSDIKLRQLLQRSLFAPGGKQELARLTLAELLSELAQAENEALDTEDVSRGAEGEDVRFELERSAGSMLAPRERKAGCKNFFWKTFTSC; from the exons ATGCTGTCCTCGCGGCTCCAGTGCGCCTTTGCGCTCCTGTCTCTCGCGCTGGCTATCAGCTGCATCTCGGCGGCGCCATCAGACATTAAACTCAGACAGCTGCTTCAGAGATCACTCTTCGCACCCGGAGGaaaacag GAACTCGCCCGTCTCACGCTGGCGGAACTGTTGTCCGAGCTCGCACAAGCAGAGAACGAGGCGCTGGATACTGAAGACGTGTCTCGCGGAGCTGAGGGTGAAGACGTGCGCTTCGAGCTGGAGAGGTCCGCCGGTTCCATGCTGGCACCCCGCGAGCGCAAAGCCGGATGCAAGAACTTCTTCTGGAAAACCTTCACGTCGTGTTAA